In Euzebya rosea, a single window of DNA contains:
- a CDS encoding amino acid ABC transporter permease codes for MSTIKTQTPGPEDNPVAPDAPLPTGLDHGLRGLIRENLFKDTKNSILTIVFGLILGYVLYRASIFVFFNEKVTPDGGMRNSWDIISSQLIRYMVGTQFDGTDIGYPMLWAAIYTIAFTLGFASGRMPGDTSPPMTTRTKLGIVAPPVLAMAVILSFTETITPTLLVIGLAVPFFVGQRIPALLPESVLHRRTLILAGLVLLAFLLETGFNPGNVDNFGGLLLTVNVAFISIAACFPLGVVLALTRRSSFPLLRPVAVLYIELIRGVPLITLLFMGEFALRFFFPSSFEPPASVIRAIIMFTLFSAAYVAEIVRGGLQSVPGGQTEAGQAVGLSPVTITRKIVLPQALRNSIPALVGQFIALLKDTTLLIIISQFDLLGVSDPILASPEFQNQGYAPEVYAFVAFIFWVMCFSMSRASQRLETKLGVGTR; via the coding sequence ATGAGCACCATCAAGACCCAGACCCCCGGCCCGGAGGACAACCCGGTCGCACCGGACGCGCCGTTGCCCACCGGCCTCGACCACGGGCTCCGCGGCCTGATCCGCGAGAACCTGTTCAAGGACACCAAGAACTCGATCCTGACGATCGTCTTCGGGCTGATCCTCGGGTACGTGCTCTACCGCGCGTCGATCTTCGTGTTCTTCAACGAGAAGGTCACTCCCGACGGTGGCATGCGGAACTCCTGGGACATCATCAGCTCCCAGCTGATCCGCTACATGGTCGGCACCCAGTTCGACGGCACCGACATCGGCTACCCGATGCTGTGGGCCGCGATCTACACGATCGCCTTCACCCTGGGCTTCGCGTCGGGCCGCATGCCGGGCGACACCTCGCCACCGATGACGACCCGCACGAAGCTCGGCATCGTCGCCCCGCCCGTGCTGGCGATGGCGGTGATCCTCAGCTTCACCGAGACGATCACCCCGACGCTGCTGGTCATCGGGCTCGCGGTGCCGTTCTTCGTCGGCCAGCGCATCCCGGCGCTGCTGCCGGAGTCGGTGCTGCACCGGCGGACGCTCATCCTGGCCGGCCTCGTCCTCCTGGCCTTCCTGCTCGAGACCGGGTTCAACCCGGGCAACGTCGACAACTTCGGTGGCCTGCTGCTGACCGTCAACGTCGCCTTCATCTCCATCGCGGCCTGCTTCCCGCTGGGTGTGGTCCTCGCCCTGACCCGCCGGTCGAGCTTCCCGCTCCTGCGGCCGGTCGCGGTGCTCTACATCGAGCTGATCCGGGGTGTGCCGCTGATCACGCTGCTGTTCATGGGTGAGTTCGCCCTGCGGTTCTTCTTCCCCTCCAGCTTCGAACCGCCGGCGTCGGTGATCCGCGCGATCATCATGTTCACCCTGTTCAGCGCCGCCTACGTGGCCGAGATCGTCCGTGGTGGCCTCCAGTCGGTCCCCGGCGGGCAGACCGAGGCCGGGCAGGCCGTCGGCCTCTCGCCGGTCACGATCACCCGGAAGATCGTCCTCCCGCAGGCGCTGCGGAACTCGATCCCGGCGCTGGTCGGACAGTTCATCGCCCTGCTGAAGGACACGACGCTGCTGATCATCATCAGCCAGTTCGACCTGCTGGGCGTGTCCGACCCGATCCTCGCCAGCCCCGAGTTCCAGAACCAGGGCTACGCGCCGGAGGTCTACGCCTTCGTCGCCTTCATCTTCTGGGTCATGTGTTTCTCCATGTCCCGTGCATCACAGCGTCTCGAAACCAAGCTTGGAGTTGGTACCCGATGA
- a CDS encoding amino acid ABC transporter ATP-binding protein: MSNLDDLRSAALKPGGTGEPIITISDMDKFYGDFQALKNINLVVGAQEVVVVIGPSGSGKSTMIRCVNHLEEHTRGRIVVDGVELSNDVRNIQEIRRECGMVFQSFNLFPHMTIMENITLGPRQVRKQPKAEAEAEAMRLLEMVKIPEQAHKQPGQLSGGQQQRVAIARALAMKPKVMLFDEPTSALDPEMVKEVLDAMQELAASGMTMIVVTHEMGFARAVADRVVFMADGEIVEVGTPEHFFDNPQEERTKLFLSQIL; this comes from the coding sequence ATGAGCAACCTCGACGATCTCCGTTCCGCCGCACTGAAGCCCGGCGGGACGGGCGAGCCGATCATCACGATCAGCGACATGGACAAGTTCTACGGGGACTTCCAGGCCCTGAAGAACATCAACCTCGTCGTCGGTGCCCAGGAGGTCGTGGTGGTCATCGGACCGTCCGGCTCGGGCAAGTCCACGATGATCCGCTGCGTGAACCACCTCGAGGAGCACACCCGGGGTCGGATCGTGGTGGACGGTGTGGAGCTGTCCAACGACGTGCGGAACATCCAGGAGATCCGCCGCGAGTGCGGCATGGTCTTCCAGAGCTTCAACCTGTTCCCGCACATGACCATCATGGAGAACATCACCCTCGGCCCGCGGCAGGTCCGCAAGCAGCCGAAGGCCGAGGCCGAGGCCGAGGCCATGCGGCTGCTCGAGATGGTGAAGATCCCCGAGCAGGCCCACAAGCAGCCGGGTCAGCTGTCGGGTGGCCAGCAGCAGCGCGTGGCGATCGCCCGTGCGCTGGCCATGAAGCCCAAGGTCATGCTGTTCGACGAACCGACCTCGGCGCTCGACCCGGAGATGGTCAAGGAGGTCCTCGATGCCATGCAGGAGCTGGCGGCCTCCGGCATGACGATGATCGTGGTCACCCACGAGATGGGCTTCGCCCGGGCCGTCGCCGACCGGGTGGTGTTCATGGCCGACGGCGAGATCGTCGAGGTCGGGACCCCGGAGCACTTCTTCGACAACCCCCAGGAGGAGCGCACCAAGCTGTTCCTCTCCCAGATCCTCTAG
- a CDS encoding TetR/AcrR family transcriptional regulator has product MGRPRDLEARDRILKATHDLITTADADASINAIVARAGVGKATVYRWWNSRTAVVLDALVEVRGEPASPQQTDDPWADLRALVVDLAELVVGDTSALTRDLLGAVLRGDEEAGAIRELLLERGQQDLAAALQRGVDEGVLRKDLDVDGAVSAIHGSLWLRALSNEGNDGQSAEKVADELLEVLSGGLRPRV; this is encoded by the coding sequence ATGGGCCGACCTCGTGATCTCGAGGCCCGTGACCGAATCCTCAAGGCGACCCACGATCTGATCACCACAGCGGATGCCGACGCATCCATCAACGCCATCGTGGCGCGAGCGGGCGTCGGCAAGGCGACGGTGTACAGGTGGTGGAACAGCCGAACGGCTGTCGTGCTGGACGCGCTCGTGGAGGTGCGCGGCGAACCCGCGTCCCCGCAGCAGACCGATGACCCCTGGGCTGACCTGCGCGCCCTCGTCGTCGACCTGGCCGAGCTCGTGGTCGGCGACACCAGCGCGCTGACCCGCGATCTGCTCGGCGCCGTGCTGCGTGGCGACGAGGAGGCCGGGGCCATCCGCGAGCTGCTGCTCGAGCGTGGCCAGCAGGACCTCGCGGCGGCGCTCCAGCGCGGTGTCGACGAAGGGGTCCTGCGCAAGGACCTCGACGTCGACGGTGCCGTCAGCGCCATCCACGGCTCGTTGTGGCTGCGTGCCCTGAGCAACGAGGGCAACGACGGTCAGTCCGCCGAGAAGGTCGCTGACGAGCTGCTGGAGGTCCTGTCGGGCGGTCTGCGCCCTCGGGTCTGA
- a CDS encoding glycine--tRNA ligase, with protein sequence METIVELCKRRGIIFQSSEIYGGLRGAWDYGPLGVALKDNVRNAWRKAMFQLRDDVVPLEASILMNPQVWEASGHVGGFTDPLVECSNCNTRHREDQLETNKKGEVFCPSCGQVGTFGESKAFNLMFRTFVGPTEDTAAQVWLRPETAQGMFVDFAHVQLTARKKIPFGIGQIGRSFRNEITPRNFIFRVREFEQMEMEFFCKPGTDEEWHAYWIRQRYDWYRNLGLRTENIRIRPHADDELSHYSKGTVDIEYRFPMGWGEVEGIANRGNFDLTQHAEHSGKDLSYFDQAADERYIPYVIEPAAGVDRIALTFLVDAYRQEEAPTAKGGTETRTVLKLHPEIAPVKVAVLPLSKKDTLTPTAREVNDLLKPHFANVDYDEAGQIGRRYRRQDEVGTPFCVTVDFETVEDDRAVTVRDRDTMTQERIPIEKLVGYLQERFAQPWSPDTA encoded by the coding sequence ATGGAGACCATCGTCGAGCTGTGCAAGCGCCGAGGCATCATCTTCCAGTCCTCGGAGATCTACGGCGGCCTGCGCGGGGCGTGGGACTACGGCCCGCTCGGCGTGGCGCTGAAGGACAACGTCCGCAACGCGTGGCGCAAGGCGATGTTCCAGCTGCGCGACGACGTCGTGCCGCTGGAGGCCTCCATCCTGATGAACCCGCAGGTGTGGGAGGCGTCCGGCCACGTCGGTGGCTTCACCGACCCGCTGGTGGAGTGCAGCAACTGCAACACCCGCCATCGCGAGGACCAGCTGGAGACCAACAAGAAGGGCGAGGTCTTCTGCCCCTCCTGCGGGCAGGTGGGCACCTTCGGGGAGTCCAAGGCCTTCAACCTGATGTTCCGCACGTTCGTCGGCCCGACGGAGGACACCGCAGCGCAGGTGTGGCTGCGACCCGAGACCGCGCAGGGCATGTTCGTGGACTTCGCCCACGTGCAGCTGACCGCTCGAAAGAAGATCCCCTTCGGCATCGGCCAGATCGGTCGGTCGTTCCGCAACGAGATCACCCCCCGCAACTTCATCTTCCGCGTCCGCGAGTTCGAGCAGATGGAGATGGAGTTCTTCTGCAAGCCCGGCACCGACGAGGAGTGGCACGCCTACTGGATCCGCCAGCGCTACGACTGGTACCGCAACCTGGGCCTGCGCACCGAGAACATCCGTATCCGTCCCCACGCCGATGACGAGCTGTCGCACTACTCCAAGGGCACCGTCGACATCGAGTACCGGTTCCCGATGGGCTGGGGTGAGGTGGAGGGCATCGCCAACCGGGGCAACTTCGACCTGACCCAGCACGCCGAGCACTCGGGCAAGGACCTGTCGTACTTCGACCAGGCTGCCGACGAGCGCTACATCCCCTACGTCATCGAGCCGGCGGCCGGCGTGGACCGGATCGCCCTGACGTTCCTCGTCGACGCCTACCGGCAGGAGGAGGCGCCGACGGCCAAGGGCGGCACCGAAACCCGGACCGTCCTCAAGCTGCACCCCGAGATCGCGCCGGTGAAGGTCGCGGTCCTGCCGCTGTCGAAGAAGGACACGCTGACCCCGACGGCGCGAGAGGTCAACGACCTGCTCAAGCCGCACTTCGCCAACGTGGACTACGACGAGGCCGGCCAGATCGGCCGCCGCTACCGCCGGCAGGACGAGGTCGGTACGCCCTTCTGCGTCACCGTGGACTTCGAGACCGTCGAGGACGACCGGGCGGTCACCGTCCGCGACCGCGACACCATGACCCAGGAGCGCATCCCGATCGAGAAGCTGGTCGGCTACCTCCAGGAGCGCTTCGCCCAGCCGTGGAGTCCCGACACGGCCTGA
- a CDS encoding HD domain-containing protein: MATSRTPRDRTEELERASLSGWATLSAETKGREQHEPADPLRSTFQVDVHRILASTAFGRLKDKSHVLLAPGGDGYRSRIDHTLFGSRIARTISRALRLNEDLTEAIALGRDLGAAAFARAGDEAFGLFTEEPFRHNHQSVRVVELIEQDGQGLNLCWEVRDGIATHTVAAEMPATREGEVVRLADRIAGVIGELRDALSVGVIVSEDLPERATSILGPTPEDWITALCADAVQASADTPEIRLSSPAATALDAMEDVATTRVSGRHGVLAERARGAHCLSSLVVFYVDNPGRLPSQFRNGGDPELQRVIDFVTSLTDGQALRLFNQLLLPRRSPHRL, translated from the coding sequence GTGGCAACGTCACGAACCCCCCGTGATCGAACCGAGGAACTGGAGCGTGCCAGCCTCTCGGGATGGGCGACGTTGTCCGCAGAGACCAAGGGGCGCGAACAACACGAGCCGGCCGATCCGCTCCGCTCGACCTTCCAGGTCGACGTGCACCGCATCCTCGCCTCGACCGCGTTCGGACGGCTGAAGGACAAGAGCCACGTGCTGCTGGCCCCCGGCGGGGACGGGTACCGCTCGCGCATCGACCACACGCTGTTCGGGTCACGGATCGCCCGGACCATCAGCCGGGCCCTGCGGCTGAACGAGGACCTGACCGAGGCCATCGCCCTGGGCCGTGACCTCGGTGCTGCGGCGTTCGCGCGGGCCGGGGACGAGGCGTTCGGACTGTTCACCGAGGAGCCCTTCCGCCACAACCACCAGTCGGTCAGGGTGGTCGAGCTCATCGAGCAGGACGGCCAGGGCCTGAACCTGTGCTGGGAGGTCCGCGACGGCATCGCGACCCACACCGTGGCCGCGGAGATGCCCGCCACCCGAGAGGGCGAGGTCGTCCGCCTGGCCGATCGGATCGCCGGCGTCATCGGCGAGCTCCGCGACGCCCTGTCCGTTGGGGTCATCGTGTCGGAGGACCTTCCCGAACGGGCCACGAGCATCCTCGGCCCGACCCCGGAGGACTGGATCACCGCACTGTGCGCGGACGCGGTGCAGGCGTCGGCCGACACCCCGGAGATCCGCCTGTCCAGCCCCGCCGCGACCGCCCTCGACGCCATGGAGGACGTCGCGACGACCCGGGTCAGCGGTCGCCACGGGGTCCTCGCCGAACGGGCACGTGGCGCGCACTGCCTGTCCAGCCTCGTCGTCTTCTACGTCGACAACCCCGGCCGGCTGCCCAGCCAGTTCCGCAACGGCGGTGATCCCGAGCTGCAGCGCGTCATCGACTTCGTCACGTCGCTGACCGACGGCCAGGCCCTGCGCCTGTTCAACCAGCTGCTGCTGCCCCGGCGGTCACCGCACCGGCTCTGA
- the dnaG gene encoding DNA primase — MAGRINDDDIRTLKDRMDISAVIAPYTTLKGSGTSLMGRCPFHEERSASFSVNPVKGVYYCFGCNAHGDAIGFVMEIEGLSFADAVEKLARQFGVDLRYQELRPGQKAALGKRTRMLEIIGEAAAFYRSRLKADDGAAARSYLLDRQVPAGAWEVFGIGWAPDAWDELSTHMQRKGAAAKDLIEAGLSTQGKHGLIDRFRARVLFPIHDQRGNDVVAFGGRILPDGPVVTRIDGTAPKYINSPKTEVYDKSTTLYGLHLARREIVKRREVLVVEGYMDVIALHLAGTTQAVAPCGTALTEQHFAMIERMDARVTLCLDADNAGFEAAERARERAEAANVTDLGVLVLPEGKDPADLVAEGGAAAVEQVMAGRKTAVEFQIEHKLRTADLSTPELQTAAYQSTFELLGRIDNPSLRYKYVFDVVAPAVGLPAQRIEDELNRTYPPGGRGRTTTAAPPDRTVLPGSRDPQMQLERQVLQVALQRPELLPDGWQLLDEQVFTAEPSRQLFRAICKAGDDFEAVLDAMPDDDMRRRVRGLAVAELTTVPEQTAIAGLLEALRGRDAKRRWQAARNRLSDSRERLAPEERGELMREIGELERVWRAHEGRGAL; from the coding sequence GTGGCTGGGCGCATCAACGATGACGACATCCGGACCCTCAAGGACCGGATGGACATCAGCGCGGTGATCGCGCCCTACACCACGCTGAAGGGCAGCGGCACCAGCCTCATGGGGCGCTGCCCGTTCCACGAGGAGCGCAGCGCATCGTTCTCCGTCAACCCGGTCAAGGGCGTGTACTACTGCTTCGGTTGCAACGCCCACGGCGACGCCATCGGGTTCGTGATGGAGATCGAGGGCCTGTCCTTCGCCGACGCCGTGGAGAAGCTGGCCCGGCAGTTCGGCGTGGACCTGCGCTACCAGGAGCTGCGGCCCGGGCAGAAGGCCGCGCTCGGCAAGCGCACGCGGATGCTGGAGATCATCGGCGAGGCCGCCGCGTTCTACCGGTCGCGACTCAAGGCCGACGACGGGGCCGCTGCCCGCAGCTACCTGCTGGACCGGCAGGTCCCCGCCGGCGCCTGGGAGGTCTTCGGGATCGGATGGGCCCCGGACGCCTGGGACGAGCTGTCGACCCACATGCAGCGCAAGGGGGCGGCCGCCAAGGACCTCATCGAGGCCGGCCTGTCCACCCAGGGCAAGCACGGGCTCATCGACCGGTTCCGTGCCCGGGTGCTGTTCCCCATCCACGACCAGCGGGGCAACGACGTGGTCGCCTTCGGCGGGCGGATCCTGCCCGACGGGCCGGTGGTCACCAGGATCGACGGCACCGCCCCCAAGTACATCAACTCGCCGAAGACCGAGGTCTACGACAAGTCCACCACCCTCTACGGCCTGCACCTCGCGCGGCGGGAGATCGTCAAGCGCCGCGAGGTCCTCGTCGTCGAGGGGTACATGGACGTCATCGCCCTGCACCTGGCGGGCACGACCCAGGCCGTCGCCCCGTGCGGCACCGCCCTCACCGAGCAGCACTTCGCGATGATCGAGCGGATGGACGCGAGGGTCACGCTCTGCCTCGACGCCGACAACGCCGGGTTCGAGGCTGCCGAGCGTGCTCGGGAGCGGGCCGAAGCGGCGAACGTCACCGACCTCGGCGTCCTCGTCCTGCCCGAGGGCAAGGACCCGGCCGACCTGGTGGCCGAGGGCGGCGCAGCGGCGGTCGAGCAGGTCATGGCGGGCCGCAAGACCGCGGTGGAGTTCCAGATCGAGCACAAGCTGCGCACCGCGGACCTGTCGACTCCCGAGCTGCAGACGGCGGCGTACCAGTCGACCTTCGAGCTGCTGGGCCGCATCGACAACCCCTCGTTGCGGTACAAGTACGTCTTCGACGTGGTCGCCCCCGCGGTGGGGCTGCCGGCGCAACGGATCGAGGACGAGCTGAACCGGACGTACCCACCCGGGGGACGGGGCCGGACGACGACGGCGGCCCCGCCGGATCGCACCGTCCTGCCCGGAAGCCGCGATCCGCAGATGCAGCTCGAACGGCAGGTGCTGCAGGTCGCCCTGCAGCGGCCCGAGCTGCTGCCCGACGGGTGGCAGCTACTGGACGAGCAGGTCTTCACCGCCGAACCGTCGCGCCAGCTGTTCCGGGCGATCTGCAAGGCCGGTGACGACTTCGAGGCCGTGCTCGACGCGATGCCCGACGACGACATGCGTCGCCGGGTCCGGGGACTTGCGGTCGCCGAGCTGACCACCGTGCCCGAGCAGACCGCGATCGCCGGGCTGCTCGAGGCCCTGCGGGGCCGGGACGCCAAACGTCGATGGCAGGCGGCCCGCAACCGGCTGTCGGACAGCCGCGAACGGCTGGCACCGGAGGAACGCGGCGAGCTGATGCGGGAGATCGGCGAGCTCGAACGGGTCTGGCGGGCCCACGAGGGAAGGGGGGCGCTGTGA
- the rpoD gene encoding RNA polymerase sigma factor RpoD, translating to MSSAQRIPQEGTADAPPAAAKATTGRDAAEVEAALLDAHAVTDLLHVGRQRGYVTPQEVDDALAGARVGEGADTALTSLLSAEGITTRKPPPPPPKAAPRRRDPPSDVVVPASTGDPVRLYLREIGRVELLSAEEEVDLAKRVEAGLAAGVFLASLDVDDDDAIVRRRQLTRVERGGHIAKRRLVEANLRLVVSIAKRYVGRGMVLLDLIQEGNLGLIRAVEKFDYRKGYKFSTYATWWIRQAITRAIADQARTIRIPVHMVETINKVVRTQRRLHQMLGRDPTSAEIGAELDIDEEKIEDILKISQETVSLETPVGGEDDASLGDFIEDEAAVVPLDAASFHLMQDQIRGVLHTLNDREQRVIALRFGLDGGQARTLEEVGDEFGVTRERIRQIEAKTLAKLRHPSRSDQLRDYLRD from the coding sequence GTGAGCAGCGCACAACGGATACCGCAGGAGGGGACGGCCGATGCCCCGCCTGCGGCGGCGAAGGCGACGACCGGACGGGACGCCGCCGAGGTCGAGGCGGCCCTGCTGGACGCCCATGCGGTCACCGACCTGCTGCACGTCGGCCGTCAGCGGGGGTACGTGACCCCGCAGGAGGTCGACGACGCGCTGGCGGGCGCACGGGTGGGGGAGGGGGCCGACACGGCGCTCACCAGCCTGCTGTCGGCCGAGGGCATCACCACCCGCAAGCCACCCCCACCACCGCCGAAGGCCGCGCCCCGCCGTCGTGACCCCCCGTCGGATGTCGTGGTGCCGGCGTCCACAGGGGATCCGGTGCGGCTGTACCTCCGGGAGATCGGGCGCGTCGAGCTGCTCAGCGCCGAGGAGGAGGTCGACCTGGCCAAGCGCGTCGAGGCGGGGCTGGCCGCTGGCGTGTTCCTCGCCTCCCTCGACGTCGACGACGACGACGCGATCGTCCGACGTCGCCAGCTGACCCGGGTGGAGCGCGGCGGGCACATCGCCAAGCGGCGGCTGGTCGAGGCCAACCTGCGGCTGGTCGTGTCGATCGCCAAGCGGTACGTGGGTCGGGGCATGGTGCTCCTGGACCTGATCCAGGAGGGCAACCTCGGGCTGATCCGAGCGGTGGAGAAGTTCGACTACCGCAAGGGCTACAAGTTCTCCACCTACGCCACCTGGTGGATCCGGCAGGCCATCACGAGGGCCATCGCCGACCAGGCCCGGACCATCCGCATCCCCGTCCACATGGTGGAGACGATCAACAAGGTCGTCCGCACCCAGCGACGGTTGCACCAGATGCTCGGCCGTGACCCGACCTCGGCGGAGATCGGGGCAGAGCTCGACATCGACGAGGAGAAGATCGAGGACATCCTCAAGATCTCCCAGGAGACGGTCAGCCTCGAGACGCCCGTCGGTGGCGAGGACGACGCCTCGCTGGGCGACTTCATCGAGGACGAGGCCGCCGTGGTACCGCTCGACGCCGCCAGCTTCCACCTGATGCAGGACCAGATCCGCGGGGTGCTCCACACCCTCAACGACCGGGAGCAGCGGGTCATCGCGCTGCGCTTCGGGCTCGACGGGGGGCAGGCCCGGACGCTGGAGGAGGTCGGCGACGAGTTCGGCGTCACCCGTGAGCGGATCCGCCAGATCGAGGCCAAGACGCTGGCAAAGCTGCGCCACCCCTCACGATCCGATCAGCTGCGGGACTACCTGCGCGACTAG
- a CDS encoding choice-of-anchor B family protein, which translates to MRNRTASALIAIVALLGIAAADPLALLAEMRTHVHKIPEVSQAVPNESLGATPCVDGMAGPFPCDGIDLLSFTPISEFAGLPTYAPVLYSSVRGSDVWGWTSPETGDEYVLFGKTNGVAFFRVTDPTAPEYLGTMLNTAAAQLVWQDIKVYDNKAYAVSESNPHGMQVFDLFRLDGVTEPQDWVMDSFYPLNVAAHNLAINEETGFAYIVGGNAGLAAEDQCRAGLHIVDLKTPVPTFAGCYVEEGGVGVVGSLVGPLGALSRYVHDTECVVYRGPDVDYQEHEICFNSSETHVAIVDVTDKLAPSHIASIEYDLTEYAHQGWLTDDGRHFLLGDELDEDANAGLPTRTLVFDVEDLDNPSWQGTHYGHSQSIDHNMYIRDGLVYQSNYASGLRVVDLYDIDDVDHDHANGNELEEVAFFDVFPDNDGTSFSGTWSNYPYFDSGTVVISGYDGLWLVKVQDEVFDDIVTARPDHDLADR; encoded by the coding sequence ATGCGCAACAGGACCGCTTCCGCACTGATCGCAATCGTGGCGTTGCTCGGCATCGCCGCAGCCGACCCGCTGGCCCTGCTGGCCGAGATGCGAACCCACGTCCACAAGATCCCGGAGGTCTCGCAGGCCGTCCCGAACGAGTCGCTGGGCGCGACGCCGTGCGTGGACGGCATGGCCGGCCCGTTCCCCTGTGACGGCATCGACCTGCTGTCGTTCACCCCGATCAGCGAGTTCGCGGGGCTGCCGACCTACGCCCCGGTGCTGTACAGCTCGGTCCGAGGGTCCGACGTGTGGGGCTGGACGTCGCCCGAGACGGGTGATGAGTACGTGCTCTTCGGCAAGACCAACGGCGTGGCGTTCTTCCGGGTCACCGACCCGACGGCGCCGGAGTACCTGGGCACGATGCTCAACACCGCGGCCGCCCAGCTGGTCTGGCAGGACATCAAGGTCTACGACAACAAGGCCTACGCCGTCAGCGAGTCCAACCCCCACGGGATGCAGGTCTTCGACCTGTTCCGGCTCGACGGCGTCACCGAGCCCCAGGACTGGGTGATGGACAGCTTCTATCCCCTCAACGTCGCGGCCCACAACCTGGCGATCAACGAGGAGACCGGCTTCGCCTACATCGTCGGCGGCAACGCTGGCCTGGCTGCCGAGGACCAGTGCCGCGCCGGCCTGCACATCGTCGACCTCAAGACGCCCGTGCCCACCTTCGCCGGCTGCTACGTCGAGGAGGGCGGCGTCGGCGTCGTCGGATCGCTGGTCGGCCCGCTGGGTGCCCTGTCGCGCTACGTGCACGACACCGAGTGCGTGGTGTACCGCGGCCCCGACGTGGACTACCAGGAGCACGAGATCTGCTTCAACAGCTCCGAGACCCACGTCGCGATCGTCGACGTCACCGACAAGCTGGCCCCCAGCCACATCGCGTCGATCGAGTACGACCTGACCGAGTACGCCCACCAGGGCTGGCTGACCGACGACGGTCGCCACTTCCTGCTCGGAGACGAGCTGGACGAGGACGCCAACGCCGGGCTGCCCACCCGCACGCTCGTCTTCGATGTCGAGGACCTCGACAACCCGTCGTGGCAGGGCACCCACTACGGGCACTCGCAGTCGATCGACCACAACATGTACATCCGCGACGGGCTGGTGTACCAGTCCAACTACGCCTCCGGGCTGCGGGTCGTCGACCTCTACGACATCGACGACGTCGACCACGACCACGCCAACGGCAACGAGCTGGAGGAGGTCGCCTTCTTCGACGTCTTCCCCGACAACGACGGCACGTCCTTCTCGGGAACCTGGTCCAACTACCCCTACTTCGACTCGGGCACCGTGGTCATCAGCGGCTACGACGGCCTGTGGCTCGTGAAGGTCCAGGACGAGGTGTTCGACGACATCGTCACCGCCCGTCCCGACCACGACCTGGCCGACCGCTAG